The stretch of DNA GCGCCTAACCCTTTACCGCTCCCATAGCCACACCTTTCGTAATATGTTTATTCAGTAGGATATATACAATCACCGCCGGCGCCGCTGTCAGAGCCATAACCGCAAACTGCACGGCGTAATTGGATGAATACTGGCCGGTAAACTCCAGAACCGAGAACGGAAGCGTCTTCCATTTCGG from Anaerotignum faecicola encodes:
- a CDS encoding carbohydrate ABC transporter permease; amino-acid sequence: PKWKTLPFSVLEFTGQYSSNYAVQFAVMALTAAPAVIVYILLNKHITKGVAMGAVKG